The following DNA comes from Chryseobacterium gallinarum.
GTCAGCGACAAAGTCGCGCTTCTTAGCTTCCTTAAAATATCCATTACTCCCCTTAAACCTTTGCGTTTTTAAAAAAAATAATTTAAAACCACAGATATGCACAGGTTTTAATACAAAAACTTAGAAATAGTTTAAGATATTTTTTGGCCACTAATGCACGAATGGATAAAAAATTCGTGAATTCGTGGCTAAAATTTTGAGAGGTTTTATAAACGCAAAGATTTTATATTCATACCGTATTATTTCAAGAGAGTAAAGAGTTGAATCAATTTCATTGATTCTTACTAAGTATACGAATAGATATAAAGCTTCGTCAGCGACAAAGTCGCGTTTCTTAGCTTCCTTAAAATATCCATTATTCCCCTTAAACCTTTGCGTTTTTAAAAAAAATAATTTAAAACCACAGATATGCACAGGTTTTAATACAAAAACTTAGAAATAGTTTAAGATATTTTTTGGCCACTAATGCACGAATGGATAAAAAATTCGTGAATTCGTGGCTAAAATTTTGAGAGGTTTTATAAACGCAAAGATTTTATATTCATACCGTATTATTTCAAGAGAGTAAAGAGTTGAATCAATTTCATTGATTCTTACTAAGCATACGAATAGATATAAAGCTTCGTCAGCGACAAAGTCGCGCTTCTTAGCTTCCTTAAAATATCCATTATTCCCCTTAAACCTTTGCGTTTTTAAAAAAATAATTTAAAACTACAGATATGTACAGGTTTTAATACAAAAACTTAGAAATAGTTGAAAATATTTTTTGGCCGCTAATGTACGAATGAATAAAAAATCCGTGAATTCGTAGCTAAAATTTTGAGAGGTTTTATAAACGCAAAGATTTTATATTCGTACTGTACTATTTCAAGGGGGCAAAGAGTTGAAATCAATTTCATTGATTCTTACTAAGCGTATGCATAATATCCTCACGCTTCATCAGCAGTTTACCGCAATCTTAGCCTCCTTAAAAATAAACCTCCCGAATCACTATATCTTTGCGTCTAAAAAATCTTTACAGCAATTCTATTTACATCCTTCTTTAGCTTTTCCGTAAAATCACAGTATTAAGCATTTTGATCTTAAAAATCTGCGACATCTGTAAAATCTGCGTGAGAATAAATTCATAAATACCATTCAGACCACATCAGAAGTATTTTCTCTTTACGGGTTCCCGTAATGATCTTCAACCTGTTGTTTGTAGTTTCGGCATCATAAAACAAAATGTTTTTTATCTAACCTCATTCAAAAAACAACGAATAACATTATGAATAAAAAAATGACTCCTGCAGATCTTTTTCTGGGAATTCTTGCATTATTACTCATCAGCGTAAGCTTTTACCAGACCTGGATTGGACTGCAACAGATTTTTGGCCCGGCATCCTTTGTGATTGCCCTGGTTTTATCACTGCTTCTTTTATTCCTGTGCTGGATGCTGAGAAACGCTAAACTTGCCGGGAAACCTACCGGAAGCCTTGTAGGTATTTATATTTTTATAGCCTCATTTTGCTTCATTGCAAATTTTAATGCCCTCTATACAAGGTTTATGAAAACGGATATTTATACAGATGAGCTTCGTGAGATCAATAAAAATTTCACAGCTCTTGAAAATGATATAGAATCGAAATTAAGCTATAAGTACAATAAAGCAACAACTCAGAATATCGAGATCAAGAAAAAGCAGATGATGGAGCAGATCAAAGATCCGGGTAATAAAGGAATCGGAACGCGTGCCCAGCTGTTGATTAAAGATATTGAAAGATTAACCGGCCAAAAGGTAGATCTCCTGACTCCTGTAGGTGAAGACTATGAGGATCTTGCCGAAAGAATGGGAAAACAGATTGATAACATCATTTCAGATCTTTCTCCTGAAGAAAGAGCCTTGAAAACCGACATTAATAATGCCGCCTTTAAATGGAATAAAAATATCCAGGATCTTCTGCTTTTATCCAAAAAAGAAAAAGACGGCCTGTCTCAGGGGTTAATTGACGAATCTCTTTCTGATTACAATAAACTGGGAAGCCGCGCCCAGACGGTTCTTGGAAATGATAAAATACATTTTGAACCCATCGTTTCAAAGACCCAACAGGTTGGCAAAATCGGTTTTGCCTTTGAACATGCCATTAAAAACTTCGGAATGTACCAGTTTGTAGTACTCGCCGGCTGTATTTTACTTGATTTCGTGATCGTTATTATCATTTTACTGGTAACAGATTCGGGAAGCTATAACGGAAACAGCGGCAGAAGCGTATTTTCAAATAAAAGAAGCGGTAAAACCATCATCCCTAACAACTAAACCATGGAAACTAATGATCATTTAAAGCCTTTGTCTTTTGAAACGGAAGAAACGCTGAAACCGTTATCTTTTGACTTTCAAAATGACACAAAAGAAGACTTCGTGCCAATTGCCAAAACCATTTCCAACGACATCAGAAATAAAGAGAGTAATTTTGTTTTTTTCTTCGGAACAGCAGAATCCGGAAAGTCTGTAATTCTGTCTTCCATGTTGTATTATCTCCGGTCTTACGCAGGTGTTTTGAGACCCAAACTGGGAACTCCGAACTCCAGGGAAGCAAATGTCCTTCTTTCTGATTTTTTTGAAAATATTCGACAGGGCGTGCTTCCCAACAGAACCACAAGGGATCAGGTAACCCGTTTGGATCTTGTTTTTGAACCGAATAACCGATCAAAAAGAGTAGTTCCGATAGATCTTACTTTCCTGGAAACTTCCGGGGAAAATCACAATGACATCCGCAGGGGCGGAAGCTACCACAGCAGTATAGAAACTTTTCTTAATGCCAATATTCCTCTTACATTCATCATTGTTACCAGTTATGAAACAGCCTATAAAGACGATTCTTTAATCAATGAATTCCTGGATGAACTGGAAAGAAAAGGCAAAAATTTAAGATCCGTGAATGCTATTCTGGTCATTTCCAAATGGGATAAATCCGGAAGAATGGATGTGGAAAGTGCTGAAGCTCTTGATGCTTTTATTTCTGAACACCTTCCGATGACCTCACAACGCATAGATACTTATGGGTTGAGCAAGACCTATTATACCATAGGAAGCATTCAGAATACCACGGGAAGTGAGAGAATCAATTTATTGAACCTTTCCACGGCTGAAGTCCTTGCAAAATGGCTGTACAGAAGCATTGTGGGCTATGATCTGGATTACGAAGGAACATTCTGGGAACGTATAAAATTTAGTTTTACAAATTAATGGATAATACTTATTTTTTCTCTGCATTCGGAACTTTCGGCAATCCGAATGGGTTCAGGCAAACCTTTTTTCTGGGGGGAAACCAGAATATTGCCAGGGAGATCAGGACTTTTGATTTAAAAACCGATGCTATTAAGTTGTTTCCTCAAAGCAACATCTACTCTATCCGGAAGGATTATGCCGCCGGATGTAACCTCATCTCCTACTCTGTTTACTCCTTTGCTAAAGAACAGAATTCTGACAGAGGCGGTACATTTATAGGCTCAAGCTTACTTTTTGTTAATAAAATTGCTTCCGAAGGGCTTATCATTAATGCTTTGAATGACTTTCAGAGGCATCTTGAGAAAAATAACCTTTCAGAGGGAACTATTACCGTCAATCATTCTGATCATTTTTCCATTCAAAAACCCAAAGATTTTGATAAAATAGGTTTTAATGTCCGGGAGGTGAATGAAGTTGATTTCAGTCAATCCGGCAATAATTACCTTGTTGTATATTGTGAAACCAACATTGCGCAACTGCAGATCTTTTTCAGCAAAGCCATTGATCTTTTAAACGTTTATGATACTATTTATTTTACCCAGAGCCACGAAATCGGAGAGTTTGTAAAGCAGAAAAGGATTTTTAAAATTGTAGATGCCAATGGTTTTAAAAAGGAACTTGATCTTCTTGAAGAAGAAAGACGCAGAGCTCTTCAAAATGCTATCACTGACCTGGAAAAGGAAAGAGAAGAATTAAAAGATGAAAGAACAAAACTGGTTGAGGAGCTCAACAGGCAGATCGCACAAAATGAAAAACGCCATCAGGAAAACGAAGCCAGGATAAAAGAGTCCAAAAACGGTATTGAAATCATTAATAAAGAATATAACCAGTATTCAGGAAAAATAGAAGAAGTTATCCGGTATCTTAAATCTGATGGCAAAGTAGAAGTAGCCAAAAAAAGGCATCAGGAAAATAAACGGTCATTTGCAGATAGTATCCGTCAAAATAAAAATATAGAATCCCTCTCTGCTCTATCTTCACCCAATGAAAGGATGTATGGGATGGGAAATCAGCCGTATGCCGGTGCTGATGCACTTGCCGGATTTCACAGTTCCGGAAGAAATCAGGATAAAGAATTCCGACTGGATGGCTTCAAAGTTGCTACATTCATTTTATCATTACTACTGATCGGGACGTTAGTTTTATGCTTTATGTGGATGCCGGAAAAATATTTAACAGTATTTTCCCAGTAGAATATACTTTCCGGCCTATTTTTCCACTTCATACCCTCGCCAAATTCACAGCTTTATTAAAAGTTAAAATATTATCTTCGTAAAAAATTTGACAATATGAGAAAAATAATATTTCTGGCTTCAGCTGTTCTGGTGTTAAATTCTTGTGTGGTAAGAACTGCCACTAAAGTAGTATCCGGTGCTGTAAATTTAGGTTATAAGGCGGTAAAAGGAACCGTGAATGGCATCAGCTGGGCAGTAAGTAAAGCAAAAGGAAAAATAGATGAAGACCGTGTTGATGGAACCTGGAAAGTAGTAGGGGTTTACAAAGGCTCTTTTGAAGATTTTACCAAAGATCAGAATCCGGAAGCTTCATTTACCTCAGATTGTGTGGATAGCTTTGACCAGATTATTTTTAAAACTAAAAAATCAAAATTCAAGCCGGTACACTGCAGCTCACAGGATGAAGATTGGGTAAAATACAAAATGGAATTCGGGAAAAACCCTATCACTAAAGAAAGGGAAAACTATATTGAATACAATTCCAATAATTATATATCAGTGATTGATGTCAACAGTAAAACTATGGTGCTGGAAGGTAACCTCATGCCTAAGCTGGCATTTTCCGGAGCCAAATTATATCTCCTGGAAAAAGTAAAATAGGATATTGACATAAAATACCGGAAGAGCCTTTTCTGTAAGAAAAAAGGCTCTTCCGGTATAATACTATCTTAAAGTTATTTCCGGAGCATATCTATCTCTATGCTATTATTATCTTCTTTTATTGCTTTCTTCATTTCCATTTCTCTCTCCCGGATATAGGCGTTTTTATCTACCATTGTTCCATTCACATTTACTTTATCCAAATCATGAAGAGTTACCCGTAATGATTTGGCCGGATCATTCCTGCTTTCTGAAAAAAGCTGTTTATATTTGGGAAAATCAATATCTGCTTTATCGCCGAAATCAAAAACAAAATTTCCTGTAGGAGTCATATTTTCAATTTCCTGGTCTGAAAACTTTCTTATTCCGGCTAACGTAAAAGAATGGCTTCCTGTAGCATCCTGTATTTTCAGGATCAAACCCGGAAGTCCTCTGAATTTATAAGGACCATCCTGAACCGGAATATCGGCTGAAAACCATGCCGTCCATTTTCTGCCTCCAAAATCGGCTGTTGCTTTCTGGACATTATATTCTTTAACCTTATCTTTTTCGGGATGAACTGTCCATTGTATAATCCGGTTATCTGATACATTATATTTTGTGCGCCCCATTCTGGTAATAAAAAACTGTTTATTCTCAGAAAAATCCTTAATGACAGTATATTTAATGGTATTACTCTTAGAGGTTGCCGATTGCTGCGTATTTTCAATTTTTCCTGTTGCTTTCATCTGTTTGTCCAGAATTGCCTTGGCAATAGAATCATTTTTAAAGGTTGCACCGCTATAGAATCTGGAAAATCCGGGAGTAATGTCAAGATACATCAGCTCGTTCCTTTTATCCTGAATGTTAGTAGAGTCTGCAATATATTCATATTCATAAATGAACCTCTGGTTTTGGGAAAAAAGATTGAGAAACAGAAATAAAAAAATAATTACATGTAATTTTCCTCGGTATACCATAATATTAAAGATTATATTTTAGCTGATAACAATAACGAAGAAAGGTTGATGATTTTAACGGGTGAGTAATTGACCTCAGACACCTGCTCTTCCTCGACCTCAGAAATGACTTTACTGCCTACCTCATCATTAACTTCAGGAGCTACAGTAACATTCTGTAATACCGTTTCTTCTATTTCCAATGCTTCAATCCTTTGAATGGTTCTTACATAAATTCTGGACTTTTCTGAAAGTTCTTCCTGAGTCAGATTCTTATGTTCTCTTGCAGCTCTTAGTCTGGACATGGCGTATTGGAAAATTTGCTTTAATTGTACTGGCTAATTTACGTTTTTTTCAATATTGGGGATTGTATTGATCGGTATTCCGCCTGTGCAAACAACGGACACAATTAATAAAACATGACAAATAATACTGTTACCACAGGAATTTTTATGTTGTAAATTAAAACAGATCTTATGTATTATTGTAGTTTTGTAAATCAGTTTCAAAAAAATGAAGCACACCATTCCCACCTATGATCTGAGTGATATTTCCAGGCATCGGTTCCATATAAAAAGAATAGATCAGCATACGTATTATGCGGAAAATATCCTTATGGATAAAGGAATACACCGTGACAGCCATTATATATTTACCTTCATGGAAAGCGGACATGTAAAAATGATGGTAGACTTCAACATCATTGAAGCTAAAAACTCTACTATCTTCTGTGTATTACCGGGACAGGTACACCAGGGGCTTTTAATGGATAATGTGAACGGGTGGTTTGTGGCTGTAAAATCTGATATGGTTCCGGATGCTGTACGTTCTGTTTTTGAAGAATTTCTGGAAGAAATACGTCCTCTGAAAGTAGAATCAGCATGGGTAGAAAAATTCAATAACGCTGCCGCTATCCTCCATTCCTTTTATACGGAAGAGATGTTGGCTTCCAAAGAAGGTTTTTCTGTGATTCAGTCTCTGCTTCATACTTTTATAGGGATGTTTGCCTTTATTTATTCAAAAGAAAACAATTCTCAGGCTGCCTCTGAAAATCGTTCTTTACAACTGACACGGGAGTTTAAAATCATGGTAAGGCAAAACTATAAAACCCTGAAAAGTCCATCTGACTATGCTGAAATGCTTGCTATTTCCAGAGGTTACCTTACAGAAGCGATCCGTGAAGTAACAGGTAAGCCCGCCCAGCACTGGATTCATCAGGAAATTTTAATTGAAGCCAAACGTCTACTGGCATTTACTCATCTTACCGTAAAAGAGATCGCTTATGAACTGGGATATAGTGACCATACATATTTTAGCCGTTTATTTTCGAAACTGGAAGACCAATCGCCTTTGGCCTTCAGGAATGCGAACCAAAACAGGTACAATCAGAACAAAAACTGAAGCTGGAATACCAT
Coding sequences within:
- a CDS encoding helix-turn-helix domain-containing protein, coding for MKHTIPTYDLSDISRHRFHIKRIDQHTYYAENILMDKGIHRDSHYIFTFMESGHVKMMVDFNIIEAKNSTIFCVLPGQVHQGLLMDNVNGWFVAVKSDMVPDAVRSVFEEFLEEIRPLKVESAWVEKFNNAAAILHSFYTEEMLASKEGFSVIQSLLHTFIGMFAFIYSKENNSQAASENRSLQLTREFKIMVRQNYKTLKSPSDYAEMLAISRGYLTEAIREVTGKPAQHWIHQEILIEAKRLLAFTHLTVKEIAYELGYSDHTYFSRLFSKLEDQSPLAFRNANQNRYNQNKN
- a CDS encoding helix-turn-helix domain-containing protein, whose product is MSRLRAAREHKNLTQEELSEKSRIYVRTIQRIEALEIEETVLQNVTVAPEVNDEVGSKVISEVEEEQVSEVNYSPVKIINLSSLLLSAKI
- a CDS encoding GLPGLI family protein, yielding MVYRGKLHVIIFLFLFLNLFSQNQRFIYEYEYIADSTNIQDKRNELMYLDITPGFSRFYSGATFKNDSIAKAILDKQMKATGKIENTQQSATSKSNTIKYTVIKDFSENKQFFITRMGRTKYNVSDNRIIQWTVHPEKDKVKEYNVQKATADFGGRKWTAWFSADIPVQDGPYKFRGLPGLILKIQDATGSHSFTLAGIRKFSDQEIENMTPTGNFVFDFGDKADIDFPKYKQLFSESRNDPAKSLRVTLHDLDKVNVNGTMVDKNAYIREREMEMKKAIKEDNNSIEIDMLRK